In Methanotorris formicicus Mc-S-70, a single window of DNA contains:
- a CDS encoding tRNA (adenine-N1)-methyltransferase, translating to MIRKKMLIDEREKKYLIDKKLDRFGNDLGLVDLKEKKEGVVLKSHKGHEFYLVEPTIYDIVKKMKRTVTTLLPKDIGLIITYLGVREGETVVEAGTGSGALTIYLANAVGKTGKVITYEKRPEFAKVARKNLEIVGLVRKNQKIIGLDEEDEDENLEEEDGLYNVIQKIGDVTKGIEEKDVDAIVLDMPDPWNVVPHAKKALNKARGRIATYVPYIEQAKKTVEALKEHGFFDIHTYECLVREIEISEKGVRPSTRMVGHTGYITIARVKPEDEE from the coding sequence ATGATAAGAAAAAAGATGCTTATTGATGAAAGGGAGAAAAAATATCTAATAGACAAAAAATTAGATAGATTTGGGAACGATTTGGGTTTGGTGGACTTAAAGGAAAAAAAGGAAGGTGTTGTTTTAAAATCCCATAAGGGGCATGAATTTTATTTGGTTGAACCCACAATTTACGATATCGTTAAAAAAATGAAGAGGACAGTAACAACTTTACTTCCAAAAGATATTGGGCTTATCATTACTTATTTGGGTGTTCGTGAAGGAGAGACTGTTGTTGAGGCAGGTACTGGATCTGGTGCTTTGACCATATACCTTGCCAACGCTGTTGGTAAAACTGGAAAGGTTATAACCTATGAAAAAAGACCTGAGTTTGCAAAGGTTGCAAGAAAGAATTTAGAAATTGTTGGGTTAGTAAGGAAGAACCAAAAAATTATTGGATTGGATGAAGAGGATGAGGATGAAAATTTGGAGGAAGAGGATGGATTATACAACGTCATCCAAAAGATAGGAGATGTTACTAAAGGTATTGAAGAGAAGGACGTGGATGCCATTGTCTTAGATATGCCTGATCCATGGAACGTTGTTCCACATGCAAAAAAGGCATTAAATAAAGCAAGGGGAAGAATAGCAACATATGTTCCATACATAGAACAGGCAAAAAAGACAGTTGAGGCTTTAAAGGAACATGGATTCTTTGACATCCATACATACGAATGCCTTGTTAGGGAGATAGAGATTAGTGAAAAAGGTGTTAGGCCATCAACAAGGATGGTTGGGCATACTGGATATATAACAATTGCAAGGGTTAAACCAGAGGATGAGGAATAG